From the Halalkalicoccus sp. CGA53 genome, one window contains:
- a CDS encoding universal stress protein, with amino-acid sequence MYDAILYPTDGSSGSEAALEHVSELASRFDATVHVFYAVEDRAAGLEGPVGGDRDDSNPGLGGNQPEGESPGLEGSQGSSEDREEFEERAEAFVVETAERLADVETEAVVRHGSPHEAILDYVGNHDIDIVVMGTHGRSGVERHVVGSVAENVVRLSDVPVVTVREREERERSS; translated from the coding sequence ATGTACGACGCGATCCTCTATCCGACGGACGGGAGTAGCGGTTCGGAGGCCGCGCTGGAACACGTCAGCGAACTGGCGTCACGCTTCGATGCCACCGTACACGTGTTCTACGCCGTCGAGGACCGGGCCGCCGGCCTCGAAGGCCCGGTCGGCGGCGACCGGGACGACAGCAATCCCGGGCTGGGTGGGAACCAGCCGGAGGGCGAGAGTCCCGGACTGGAGGGCTCCCAGGGGTCGTCGGAGGACCGGGAGGAGTTCGAAGAGCGTGCGGAGGCGTTCGTCGTCGAGACGGCGGAGCGGCTCGCGGACGTCGAGACCGAGGCCGTGGTCCGCCACGGCTCTCCACACGAGGCGATCCTCGACTACGTGGGGAACCACGACATCGACATCGTCGTGATGGGCACTCACGGGAGGTCGGGCGTCGAGCGGCACGTCGTCGGCAGCGTCGCGGAGAACGTCGTCCGCCTGTCGGACGTGCCCGTGGTGACGGTACGGGAGAGAGAGGAGAGAGAACGGAGTTCCTAA
- the glpA gene encoding anaerobic glycerol-3-phosphate dehydrogenase subunit GlpA: MGYETTALVIGGGSTGCGIVRDLAMRGIDATLVERGNLTHGTTGRMHGLLHSGGRYAVSDRASARECIEENRVLREIAGHCVEMTGGYFVKRPEDDEEYFQEKLEGCLACDIPAEVVSGRDLRADEPNLARDVEKAIRVPDGAIDPFRLCVANAADAETTGARIETHAPVTDVLVEDDTVVGVEVTHESGPGKRVHISPGTTEEIRAEYVVNATGAWAGRVGELAGVDVEVRPSKGVMTIMNVRQVDSVINRCRPKGDADIIVPHETTAILGTTDEEVSDPDDYPEERWEVDMMIDTLSELVPILREARTIRSFWGVRPLYEPPGTGTKDPTDITRDFFLLDHEERDGLSGFTSIVGGKFTTYRMMAERITDHICEQLGVNERCRTAEVALPGSEDLATLDERMDSFGLRSPIARRSRQRLGSRAPAVLSGTDPNPVVCDCEAVTRAEVRDAIDASGSDLNAVRIRTRASMGNCQGGFCCHRMAHELSPRYDEDVVRAAWDELVRERWKGERHALWGEQLAQAALNYALWATTMNVDGDPARTGAEVDFSAFDAGERGSEPGSATGVAADGGTRGDQ; the protein is encoded by the coding sequence ATGGGCTACGAGACGACGGCGCTCGTGATCGGCGGGGGATCGACGGGCTGTGGGATCGTCCGGGACCTCGCGATGCGGGGGATAGACGCCACGCTCGTCGAGCGGGGGAACCTCACCCACGGGACGACCGGGCGGATGCACGGACTGCTCCACAGCGGCGGCCGCTACGCCGTCTCCGATCGGGCGAGCGCGCGCGAGTGTATCGAGGAGAACCGGGTCCTACGGGAGATCGCCGGTCACTGTGTCGAGATGACCGGCGGCTACTTCGTGAAACGACCGGAGGACGACGAGGAGTACTTCCAGGAGAAACTCGAGGGCTGTCTCGCCTGCGATATACCCGCAGAGGTCGTCTCCGGGCGTGACCTCAGGGCGGACGAACCCAACCTCGCCCGGGACGTCGAGAAGGCGATTCGTGTCCCTGACGGCGCGATCGACCCGTTCAGGCTCTGCGTGGCGAACGCCGCCGACGCCGAGACCACGGGCGCACGCATCGAGACACACGCCCCGGTCACCGACGTGCTCGTCGAGGACGATACCGTGGTGGGGGTCGAGGTGACCCACGAGTCGGGACCGGGAAAGCGCGTGCACATATCCCCCGGAACGACCGAGGAGATCCGCGCGGAGTACGTCGTGAACGCGACGGGCGCGTGGGCCGGTCGGGTGGGAGAGTTGGCCGGCGTCGACGTCGAGGTCCGGCCCTCGAAGGGCGTGATGACGATCATGAACGTCCGGCAGGTCGACAGCGTGATCAACCGCTGTCGGCCGAAGGGCGACGCCGACATCATCGTCCCCCACGAGACGACTGCTATCCTCGGCACCACCGACGAGGAGGTCTCCGACCCCGACGACTACCCCGAGGAGCGCTGGGAGGTCGACATGATGATCGACACGCTCTCCGAACTCGTCCCGATCCTCCGGGAGGCGCGGACGATCCGGTCGTTCTGGGGCGTGCGACCGCTCTACGAGCCGCCCGGCACGGGTACGAAAGACCCGACGGACATCACGCGGGACTTCTTCCTGCTCGATCACGAAGAGCGTGACGGGCTCTCGGGGTTCACCTCGATCGTCGGCGGAAAGTTCACCACCTACCGCATGATGGCCGAACGGATCACCGACCACATCTGCGAGCAACTGGGGGTGAACGAGCGGTGCCGGACGGCGGAGGTCGCCCTGCCCGGTAGCGAGGACCTCGCGACGCTCGACGAGCGGATGGACTCGTTCGGGCTGCGCTCGCCGATCGCCCGGCGGAGCAGACAGCGCCTCGGCTCGCGTGCGCCGGCGGTGCTCTCCGGTACGGATCCGAACCCCGTGGTCTGTGACTGCGAGGCGGTCACCCGCGCGGAGGTGCGGGACGCGATCGACGCTTCGGGCTCCGATCTGAACGCCGTACGGATCCGCACCCGGGCGTCGATGGGCAACTGCCAGGGCGGCTTCTGCTGTCACCGGATGGCACACGAACTCTCGCCGCGCTACGACGAGGATGTCGTGAGGGCAGCGTGGGACGAGCTAGTACGAGAACGCTGGAAGGGCGAGCGTCACGCGCTCTGGGGCGAGCAGCTCGCGCAGGCGGCGCTCAACTACGCGCTCTGGGCGACGACGATGAACGTAGACGGCGATCCCGCTCGAACGGGCGCCGAGGTCGACTTCTCCGCGTTCGACGCCGGGGAGAGGGGATCGGAGCCCGGAAGCGCGACCGGCGTCGCCGCCGACGGAGGCACCCGTGGCGATCAGTGA
- the cutA gene encoding divalent-cation tolerance protein CutA, whose translation MPTVYVTAPRADASALARQLVDDRLAACVNLVPCRSVYRWEGEVVEDEESILLVKTTGERYDELVDRVEELHPHDVPCIERFDERDVLPAFGEWIDAETTGER comes from the coding sequence ATGCCGACCGTCTACGTCACCGCCCCGAGAGCCGATGCGTCGGCGCTCGCACGGCAGCTCGTCGACGACCGCCTCGCCGCCTGCGTGAACCTGGTTCCCTGTCGCTCCGTCTACCGATGGGAGGGCGAGGTGGTCGAGGACGAGGAGTCGATCCTCCTGGTGAAGACGACCGGTGAGCGGTACGACGAACTGGTCGATCGGGTCGAGGAGCTCCACCCACACGACGTGCCGTGTATCGAACGCTTCGACGAAAGAGATGTCCTCCCCGCCTTCGGCGAGTGGATCGACGCGGAGACGACGGGCGAGCGCTGA
- a CDS encoding zinc metalloprotease produces the protein MSGGGLSIADIRFSGREVRDLLAAWIALGAAFALFFGGGAGILAFPAAFLVLFVINFLTAGVGFLLHELAHKVVAIRYGQVAEFRADYSMLAIAIVTALAGFIFAAPGAVYHRGRITARENGIIAVAGPVTNLLLAVVFAPLLFGSGVVYEVGRFGVGINLFLAAFNMIPFGPLDGKKVLAWSKAVFAVVFLGSAALALVALLVLLF, from the coding sequence GTGAGCGGAGGCGGGCTCTCGATCGCCGATATCCGGTTCAGCGGGCGCGAGGTCCGCGACCTGCTCGCCGCCTGGATCGCCCTCGGGGCTGCCTTCGCGCTCTTCTTCGGCGGCGGCGCGGGTATCCTCGCCTTCCCCGCCGCCTTCCTCGTGCTGTTCGTGATCAACTTCCTCACCGCGGGCGTCGGCTTCCTGCTGCACGAACTCGCACACAAGGTCGTGGCGATCCGCTACGGACAGGTCGCGGAGTTCCGCGCGGACTACTCGATGCTCGCCATCGCCATCGTCACCGCGCTCGCGGGCTTCATTTTCGCCGCCCCGGGTGCGGTCTACCACCGGGGACGGATCACGGCGCGAGAGAACGGGATCATCGCGGTCGCGGGTCCCGTAACGAACCTCCTCCTTGCGGTGGTCTTCGCGCCGCTCCTGTTCGGGTCGGGGGTCGTCTACGAGGTGGGCCGCTTCGGCGTCGGGATCAACCTCTTTCTCGCCGCGTTCAACATGATCCCGTTCGGCCCGCTCGACGGGAAGAAGGTGCTCGCCTGGAGCAAGGCGGTGTTCGCCGTCGTCTTCCTCGGGAGCGCCGCACTCGCGCTCGTGGCGTTGCTGGTGTTGCTGTTCTGA
- a CDS encoding DUF6691 family protein: MALVLLGGMTFGVGLAHSRMAEPEIVLSFLQLTDLGLLFVMGGAVAVTATTMVVATRYLDRAPLTGAIYATRKKRFDSNVLLGGGLFGVGWGLSGVCPGAAYASVGIGNYLILYAIGGMFVGAYVQGYARSYVAERGRAAMGAD; this comes from the coding sequence ATGGCGCTCGTTCTCCTCGGTGGGATGACCTTCGGCGTCGGCCTCGCACACAGCCGGATGGCCGAACCGGAGATCGTCCTCTCGTTTCTCCAGCTCACCGACCTCGGCCTGCTGTTCGTGATGGGCGGGGCGGTCGCGGTCACCGCGACGACGATGGTCGTCGCGACCCGGTACCTCGATCGCGCACCCCTGACCGGTGCGATCTATGCGACGCGGAAGAAACGCTTCGACTCGAACGTGCTACTCGGCGGCGGCCTGTTCGGCGTCGGCTGGGGGCTCTCGGGGGTCTGTCCCGGCGCGGCGTACGCGAGCGTCGGTATCGGGAACTACCTCATCCTCTACGCGATCGGTGGGATGTTCGTCGGTGCGTACGTCCAGGGCTACGCCCGGTCGTACGTCGCAGAGCGGGGGCGGGCAGCGATGGGCGCCGACTGA
- a CDS encoding YeeE/YedE family protein, whose amino-acid sequence MMALEPLVLADPFPRGVGFYLVGGLLIGLGVSLIYLGTGIIAGASTFLESTLSYVSDVERFDQYEASRDWRVVFTVGIVAGAALYTLVIAGEAFVTEVQPWRLALGGVLIGMGTRLGKGCTSGHGICGIGSFSGTSFVNVATFMVVAIGTAMVVAALGVTP is encoded by the coding sequence ATGATGGCCCTCGAACCGCTCGTCCTCGCCGATCCGTTCCCCCGTGGGGTGGGATTCTACCTCGTCGGCGGGCTGCTGATCGGCCTCGGCGTCTCGCTGATCTACCTCGGCACCGGCATCATCGCCGGGGCGAGCACGTTCCTCGAATCGACACTCTCGTACGTCTCGGACGTGGAGCGCTTCGACCAGTACGAGGCCTCGCGCGACTGGCGCGTCGTCTTCACCGTGGGGATCGTCGCCGGCGCCGCGCTCTACACCCTGGTGATCGCCGGCGAGGCGTTCGTCACGGAGGTCCAGCCGTGGCGACTCGCCCTCGGCGGGGTCCTCATCGGGATGGGGACCCGGCTCGGGAAGGGCTGTACCTCCGGCCACGGTATCTGCGGTATCGGCTCCTTCTCGGGCACCTCGTTCGTGAACGTCGCGACGTTCATGGTCGTCGCGATCGGGACCGCGATGGTCGTCGCCGCGCTGGGGGTCACCCCGTGA
- the glpK gene encoding glycerol kinase GlpK: MTGDTYVGAIDQGTTGTRFMVFDHAGEVVANAYERHEQIYPQPGWVEHDPVEIWENTQSVMQSALADAGIDADQLAAIGVTNQRETTVLWDEASGRPVHNALVWQDRRTTDRVEGLQEAGMAGPIREKTGLEVDAYFSATKAEWLLENADPMKLEKAQQQNVRDRAGEGEVLFGTIDTWLIHKLTGNHITDVTNASRTMLYNIHEADWDDELVAEFGVPEACLPEVRPSSDDDYYGHTDPDGFLGAEVPVAGALGDQQAALFGQTCFDPGDAKNTYGTGSFFLMNTGEEAVESDHGLLTTIAFQRSGEPINYALEGAIFITGAAVEFLEEIGLIKSAAQTAELASRVDSTDGVYFVPALTGLGAPHWDGRARGTIVGMTRGTKKEHLVRATLEAIAYQTRDVAEAMEADSGIEMGTLRVDGGAVKNDFLCQLQADILDTDIVRPVVDETTALGSAYAAGLAVGYWDSVDGLRDNWQIDREFAVEADTETVDANYERWSEAVSRSLDWAREGSE; encoded by the coding sequence ATGACAGGGGACACGTACGTCGGTGCGATCGATCAGGGGACCACCGGCACACGATTCATGGTGTTCGACCACGCGGGTGAGGTCGTCGCCAACGCGTACGAGAGGCACGAACAGATCTACCCACAGCCCGGCTGGGTCGAACACGACCCGGTCGAGATCTGGGAGAACACCCAGTCGGTGATGCAGAGCGCGCTCGCCGATGCGGGGATCGACGCCGACCAGCTGGCGGCGATCGGGGTCACCAACCAGCGCGAGACGACGGTGCTCTGGGACGAGGCGTCCGGACGACCCGTCCACAACGCGCTCGTCTGGCAGGATCGACGGACGACCGACAGGGTAGAGGGGCTCCAGGAGGCGGGGATGGCGGGGCCGATCCGCGAGAAGACCGGGCTCGAGGTCGACGCCTACTTCTCCGCGACGAAAGCCGAGTGGCTGCTCGAGAACGCCGACCCGATGAAGCTCGAGAAGGCACAGCAACAGAACGTCCGAGATCGGGCCGGAGAGGGCGAGGTACTCTTCGGCACGATCGACACCTGGCTGATCCACAAGCTCACGGGCAACCACATCACGGACGTGACCAACGCCTCGCGGACGATGCTCTACAACATCCACGAGGCCGACTGGGACGACGAACTCGTAGCGGAGTTCGGCGTGCCGGAGGCCTGTCTCCCGGAGGTGCGGCCCTCTTCGGACGACGACTACTACGGCCACACCGACCCGGATGGGTTCCTCGGCGCCGAGGTACCCGTCGCGGGCGCGCTGGGCGACCAGCAGGCCGCGCTGTTCGGCCAGACGTGTTTCGACCCCGGCGACGCGAAGAACACCTACGGTACGGGAAGCTTCTTCCTGATGAACACGGGCGAGGAGGCGGTAGAAAGCGACCACGGCCTGCTCACGACCATCGCGTTCCAGCGCTCGGGCGAGCCGATCAACTACGCGTTGGAGGGTGCGATCTTCATCACCGGCGCGGCCGTGGAGTTCCTCGAGGAGATCGGGCTGATCAAGTCCGCCGCCCAGACCGCCGAACTCGCGAGCCGGGTCGACTCGACCGACGGGGTCTACTTCGTCCCGGCGCTCACCGGTCTGGGGGCACCACACTGGGACGGGCGCGCCCGGGGAACGATCGTCGGGATGACCCGAGGCACGAAAAAAGAACACCTGGTGCGGGCGACGCTCGAGGCGATCGCCTACCAGACCCGCGACGTCGCGGAGGCGATGGAGGCCGACAGCGGCATCGAGATGGGGACGCTACGCGTCGACGGCGGCGCCGTGAAGAACGACTTCCTCTGTCAGCTCCAGGCGGACATCCTCGACACCGACATCGTCAGGCCTGTCGTCGACGAGACGACCGCGCTCGGCTCGGCGTACGCCGCCGGCCTCGCGGTCGGCTACTGGGACTCCGTCGACGGCCTGCGGGACAACTGGCAGATCGACCGGGAGTTCGCCGTCGAGGCGGACACCGAGACGGTCGACGCGAACTACGAGCGCTGGAGCGAGGCGGTGTCTCGCTCGCTCGACTGGGCGAGAGAAGGGAGTGAGTGA
- a CDS encoding HEWD family protein, producing the protein MSTVRLRRPIQRDCERCSRAEAWDEETGSWRIEASDTVGDPFCIHEWDIDGTFRPYE; encoded by the coding sequence ATGAGTACTGTACGGCTGCGACGACCGATTCAGCGGGACTGCGAGCGCTGTTCCCGCGCGGAGGCGTGGGACGAGGAGACCGGAAGCTGGCGGATCGAAGCGAGCGACACCGTGGGCGACCCCTTCTGCATTCACGAGTGGGACATCGACGGCACGTTCCGACCCTACGAGTAG
- a CDS encoding rubrerythrin-like domain-containing protein — protein sequence MFGTDPYSPTAPYYECPSCSERTIGREHLGRCSSCGSRVRNLAVARE from the coding sequence ATGTTCGGAACCGACCCGTACAGCCCGACGGCCCCGTACTACGAGTGTCCCTCCTGTAGCGAACGAACGATCGGACGGGAGCACCTCGGTCGCTGTTCGTCCTGTGGGAGCCGCGTACGGAACCTCGCGGTCGCCCGGGAGTGA
- a CDS encoding acyl-CoA thioesterase has translation MTDLSDTYIQNREMVQPNHANMLETAHGGNVLKWMDEVGAMSAMRFAENACVTARIEGVDFERPILVGDTALIEAYVYDAGETSVRVRLRAYRENPMTGEREKTTESYFVYVSIDEERRPTPVPALTTASDEARELREEALSGERAVD, from the coding sequence ATGACCGACCTCTCAGACACCTACATCCAGAACCGGGAGATGGTCCAGCCGAACCACGCGAATATGCTGGAGACCGCCCACGGGGGGAACGTGCTCAAGTGGATGGACGAGGTGGGCGCGATGAGCGCGATGCGCTTCGCCGAGAACGCGTGTGTCACCGCCCGGATAGAGGGCGTCGACTTCGAGCGGCCGATCCTCGTCGGCGACACGGCGTTGATCGAGGCGTACGTCTACGACGCCGGCGAGACGAGCGTCCGCGTCCGGCTCAGGGCGTACCGGGAGAACCCGATGACGGGCGAGCGCGAGAAGACGACGGAGTCGTACTTCGTCTACGTCTCGATCGACGAGGAGCGCCGACCCACGCCGGTGCCGGCACTCACGACCGCGAGCGACGAGGCGAGGGAACTCCGGGAGGAGGCGCTCTCCGGCGAGCGGGCGGTGGACTGA
- a CDS encoding class I SAM-dependent methyltransferase: protein MGFHTFPVERADALEDVSRYRFLSREELVSALSPDGSETLCDLGSGTGFYTDDLAPFVETVYAIDLQEEMHALYEEKGLPENVGTITADVADLPLSDGECDLAVTVMTYHEFASPASLSEVHRVLAPDGTFVIVDWSRAGSGEDGPAMDERYDATTAGEQLAEAGFAVERSVERVETFLVVARA, encoded by the coding sequence ATGGGTTTTCACACCTTCCCGGTCGAACGCGCGGACGCGCTCGAGGACGTCTCGCGGTACCGATTTCTCTCGCGGGAGGAGCTCGTGAGCGCGCTCTCGCCCGACGGGTCGGAGACGCTCTGTGACCTCGGCAGCGGCACCGGCTTCTACACCGACGACCTCGCGCCGTTCGTCGAAACGGTCTACGCAATCGACCTTCAGGAGGAGATGCACGCCCTCTACGAGGAGAAGGGTCTCCCCGAGAACGTCGGGACGATCACGGCAGACGTCGCCGACCTCCCGCTCTCCGACGGCGAGTGCGACCTCGCGGTGACGGTGATGACCTACCACGAGTTCGCCTCGCCGGCCTCGCTCTCGGAGGTTCACCGGGTCCTCGCTCCCGACGGGACGTTCGTGATCGTCGACTGGTCGCGGGCCGGGTCGGGCGAGGACGGCCCGGCGATGGACGAGCGATACGACGCGACGACCGCGGGCGAACAGCTCGCCGAGGCGGGATTCGCCGTCGAACGGAGCGTCGAACGCGTCGAGACGTTCCTCGTCGTCGCACGGGCCTAG
- a CDS encoding TackOD1 domain-containing metal-binding protein, giving the protein MVSPGTLQLVDTLGEGGERRYEPTISDAGEVSYPDAEELLDDRDDGAVIVLEGLADRGVLDREFQSKVYVCPECLTEGMQYSSACPSCGSIEAFETTLVEHTECGTVDVEESYRNGVCPGCERGVSEETLASQDRYVCQGCESWFDTPANRLRCRDCLHVCQPSDSHERVLYIYSLGARGERWLADQLRARESIAAELTERRFETTIDAVVTADDGTDYPVHVYAVDNFLDNRIVAEVHDTPTVEDVEYLIEAARALSAHPILVTTSGVVGEPVSQRLSEVDVTVMTADGEGGLEHSYRVSDEPRSTESFMQRLASSLDVSGWK; this is encoded by the coding sequence ATGGTCTCGCCGGGAACACTACAACTCGTCGACACGCTCGGAGAGGGTGGGGAACGCAGGTACGAGCCGACGATCAGCGACGCGGGGGAGGTGTCGTATCCGGACGCCGAGGAGTTACTCGACGACCGTGACGACGGCGCGGTGATCGTCCTCGAGGGGCTCGCGGACCGGGGGGTCCTCGACAGGGAGTTCCAGTCGAAGGTCTACGTCTGCCCCGAGTGTCTCACCGAGGGGATGCAGTACTCCTCGGCCTGTCCCTCCTGTGGTTCGATCGAGGCGTTCGAGACGACGCTCGTCGAGCACACCGAGTGCGGCACCGTCGACGTCGAGGAGTCGTACAGAAACGGCGTCTGTCCCGGCTGCGAGCGGGGGGTCTCGGAGGAGACGCTCGCCAGCCAGGATCGATACGTCTGTCAGGGCTGTGAGAGCTGGTTCGACACGCCCGCGAACCGGCTCCGCTGTCGCGACTGCCTGCACGTCTGCCAGCCGAGCGACTCGCACGAGCGCGTGCTCTACATCTACTCGCTCGGGGCGCGAGGCGAGCGCTGGCTGGCGGACCAGCTCCGTGCGCGAGAGTCGATCGCGGCCGAGCTCACCGAGCGGCGGTTCGAGACGACGATCGACGCGGTCGTCACCGCCGACGACGGCACCGACTACCCGGTCCACGTCTACGCGGTCGACAACTTCCTCGACAACCGCATCGTCGCGGAGGTCCACGACACGCCGACCGTAGAGGACGTCGAGTACCTGATCGAGGCCGCGCGAGCGCTCTCGGCACACCCGATCCTCGTGACGACCAGCGGCGTCGTCGGCGAACCCGTCTCCCAGCGTCTCTCGGAGGTCGACGTGACGGTCATGACCGCCGACGGCGAGGGTGGCCTCGAACACAGCTACCGTGTCAGCGACGAGCCCCGGTCGACGGAGTCGTTCATGCAACGGCTGGCCTCCTCGCTCGACGTCTCCGGCTGGAAGTAA
- a CDS encoding TraB/GumN family protein, translating to MTGRPETATAGGEGSVRVVGTAHVSAASVEEVEATIEAERPDVVAVELDENRYRQLKGDLPEDIDAADLLEGNTVFQFLAYWMLSYVQTRLGERFDIEPGADMRAAVETAESLGLGVALVDRDIQTTIQRFWARMTLPERLKLVGGLAAGVADPRLAAITAGAGFGAFFGILATFVAALFGIDPLAGLALGEGVLRAGGGLILGAVAGLLLVLLVPALSRSLPLLAGTIALAGVGTAAVAVSGGSLGPFADPETFASTGAFALRGLLGASAGLAVGLAGGLLFGVALGSGPPEGDFDEEFDIDELTERDVVSAMMAEFRRFSPGGAHALIDERDAYIAHKLHALRADGYDVLAVVGAGHRQGIERYLENPETLPAMETLTGTAKSRRFSPYKAIGYAIALGFLAFFVLLALGGVQDGFLLRVFAAWFLFNGIFAFGMARLVGAHWQSAGVGGAVAWLTSINPLLAPGWFAGYVELRHTPVNVADIGTLNDLLADEASEMSEVLSQMLEVPLFRLIAIVAMTNVGSMIATFLFPVVVLPWLAADIGGVGAVGDLLVQGARNGAELLWGLVA from the coding sequence ATGACAGGGCGACCCGAGACTGCGACGGCCGGCGGCGAGGGGTCGGTCCGGGTCGTGGGGACCGCACACGTCTCCGCCGCGAGCGTCGAGGAGGTCGAAGCGACGATCGAGGCGGAACGACCGGACGTGGTCGCGGTCGAGCTCGACGAGAACCGCTACCGGCAGCTGAAAGGCGACCTCCCCGAGGACATCGACGCGGCGGACTTACTCGAGGGAAACACGGTCTTCCAGTTCCTCGCCTACTGGATGCTTTCGTACGTCCAGACCCGTCTGGGCGAGCGCTTCGATATCGAACCCGGCGCTGACATGCGCGCGGCGGTCGAGACCGCAGAATCGCTCGGACTGGGCGTCGCGCTCGTCGACCGGGACATCCAGACGACGATCCAGCGCTTCTGGGCGCGGATGACGCTCCCGGAGCGACTGAAACTCGTCGGTGGCCTCGCCGCGGGCGTCGCCGATCCGCGGCTCGCGGCGATCACCGCTGGAGCCGGCTTCGGCGCCTTCTTCGGCATCCTCGCGACCTTCGTCGCCGCGCTGTTCGGGATCGACCCGCTGGCGGGACTCGCGCTGGGTGAGGGCGTCCTCCGCGCCGGCGGCGGCCTGATCCTCGGCGCCGTTGCGGGCCTGCTGCTCGTGCTCCTGGTCCCGGCACTGAGCCGATCCCTCCCCCTACTGGCCGGGACGATAGCGCTCGCGGGGGTCGGAACCGCGGCGGTCGCCGTCTCCGGCGGCAGCCTCGGCCCGTTCGCCGACCCCGAGACGTTCGCCTCCACCGGCGCGTTCGCTCTCCGGGGGCTCCTCGGCGCGAGCGCGGGGCTCGCGGTCGGACTCGCGGGCGGGCTGCTGTTCGGCGTCGCGCTCGGAAGCGGTCCCCCCGAGGGGGACTTCGACGAGGAGTTCGACATCGACGAACTGACCGAGCGAGACGTGGTCAGCGCCATGATGGCCGAGTTCAGGCGCTTTAGCCCCGGCGGCGCCCACGCGCTGATCGACGAACGCGACGCCTACATCGCGCACAAACTCCACGCGCTGCGCGCCGATGGCTACGACGTGCTCGCGGTCGTCGGCGCGGGCCACCGCCAGGGGATCGAACGGTATCTGGAGAACCCCGAGACGCTCCCGGCGATGGAGACGCTCACGGGCACCGCGAAGAGCCGCCGGTTCTCCCCGTACAAGGCGATCGGCTACGCCATCGCCCTCGGATTCCTCGCCTTCTTCGTCCTGCTCGCGCTCGGCGGCGTCCAGGACGGCTTCCTGTTGAGGGTGTTCGCCGCCTGGTTCCTCTTCAACGGCATCTTCGCCTTCGGCATGGCGCGGCTCGTCGGGGCCCACTGGCAGAGCGCGGGCGTCGGCGGCGCGGTCGCCTGGCTCACCAGCATCAACCCGCTTCTGGCACCCGGCTGGTTCGCGGGCTACGTCGAACTCCGACACACCCCGGTCAACGTCGCCGACATCGGAACGCTCAACGACCTGCTCGCCGACGAGGCGAGCGAGATGAGCGAGGTGCTCTCGCAGATGCTCGAGGTCCCCCTCTTTCGGCTGATCGCTATCGTCGCGATGACGAACGTCGGGAGCATGATCGCTACGTTCCTCTTCCCGGTGGTGGTGCTGCCGTGGCTCGCCGCGGACATCGGGGGCGTCGGCGCCGTCGGTGACCTCCTCGTCCAGGGCGCGAGAAACGGCGCGGAGCTGCTCTGGGGGCTGGTCGCGTGA
- a CDS encoding phosphoglycolate phosphatase, translating to MTPPLVLDIDGTLTRPDGSIDPRIFDRLRSWDAPVVLATGKAFPYPVALCHFVGIEELVIAENGGVVAAREELSIEGDRQAADAVAATFREAGYGHGWGPLDTVNRWRETELAVSREMPLAVLRGLAADHGLEVVDTGYAYHVKDPAVTKGRGLLTLADLLGRETTEFVAVGDSANDVSTFELVDRSYAVANADEAALAASDHVTDAPFSEGFFEVLDELE from the coding sequence ATGACACCGCCGCTCGTCCTCGACATCGACGGGACGCTCACCAGACCGGACGGCTCGATCGACCCCCGGATCTTCGATCGCCTCCGGTCGTGGGACGCCCCTGTGGTGCTCGCCACGGGGAAGGCGTTCCCGTATCCCGTCGCACTCTGTCACTTCGTCGGCATCGAGGAGCTCGTCATCGCGGAGAACGGCGGCGTGGTCGCCGCCCGGGAGGAGCTCTCGATCGAGGGCGACCGTCAGGCTGCGGACGCTGTCGCGGCGACGTTCCGGGAGGCGGGGTACGGTCACGGCTGGGGGCCGCTCGACACGGTGAACCGCTGGCGCGAGACCGAACTCGCGGTGAGCCGGGAGATGCCGCTCGCGGTGTTGCGAGGCCTCGCCGCCGATCACGGTCTCGAGGTGGTCGACACCGGCTACGCCTACCACGTCAAGGACCCGGCGGTGACGAAGGGACGAGGTCTCCTCACTCTCGCCGACCTGCTCGGGAGAGAGACCACGGAGTTCGTCGCGGTCGGCGACTCCGCGAACGACGTCTCGACGTTCGAACTCGTCGATCGGTCCTACGCCGTCGCGAACGCTGACGAAGCGGCGCTCGCCGCGTCCGATCACGTGACCGACGCCCCGTTCTCAGAGGGCTTCTTCGAGGTGCTCGACGAACTGGAGTGA